GATAGGATTAATGCAATATCAGATATACCAACTCGCGCAATAATTCTCCATCAGAAACGGAAGCATTGCCAACACCTTTCGAACGGACATCGCACTGACGGATGGCTTCGATAATTTTCATCACCTTCACACCTGTATAACAACGCATGGCTGTTTGGTAATCGCGAGCTTGCCAAACGGAACGTAAGCCGAGTTGGGCAGCTATTCCCTGCTCGTTTTTTTCCGGAGCATAATAAGCCAGCATCAAGTTAGAGAAGAAATTAAACAGGACTGCCAGTGTCACTTGCAATGGATTGCTCTTAGGGTTCTCTTCAAAATATTTTACTATCTGATTTGCCTTGAAAACATCCTTCGCAATTAATGCATTCCGCAATTCAAAGTTATTAAAGTCTTTGCTGATTCCGATATTGCGTTCTATTTGTTCGGGAGTAATCCGCCGTTGGCCTTTAGGAAGTGTGATAATTAATTTTTCCAATTCGCTTGCCATCCGGCTTAAGTCTGTCCCTATAAATTCCGCCATCAGCTCAGATGCCTTAGGCTCTATCTCTACCTGACGGCGCTTCAAATAAGATGTGATAAAACCAGGAAGCTGGGTGTCTTTTAGCTTTTTCGATTCGAATACCACCCCTGTCTTCTCTATTTCTACTGTAAGCTTTTTTCGTTTGTCAAGCGAACCATGCTTATAGCAAAAAACAAGAATTGTGGAAGGCATCGGCTTCGTCAGGTAATAAAGCAATTCATCCAAGTTCTTTAAATTCTGAGCCTCTTTAATGACCAGCACCTGATATTTAGACATCATGGGATAACGTTTAGCCGCATTGATTACGGTAGCGATATCGGTATCAGCCCCATACAAAACCGTTTGATTGAATTCTTTTTCGCTATCGTTCAATACATATTCTAAAATATAATCCGCAATACGGTCGATGTAGTAATCTTCTTCTCCCATCAGGAAATAGACAGGAGCATATATTTTATTCTTCAGATTCCGAACAATTTCTTCGTATGTAGTTTCTTTTGCCATAAATAAAGTCTTTCTCTTTCGTAATCTTTTTATATTTTTGCCGACAAAACAAAATTCCTTATTATGCAAAAGTACGAAATGTTGGCTTTAAATTTGCCTCCTTACCCGTTTAAAATATCTAATAAGGAGGGGAAAAGATATATATTCGATATGCTTCGTAAGAAATACGTTGCCCTGACTCCAGAAGAATGGGTGCGGCAACATTTTACCCACTATTTATTAGAGCATAAAGGTTATCCGCAAGGATTGCTTGCCAATGAAATACAACTGAATCTGAACGGAACGAAAAAACGATGTGATACGGTATTATACAACCGAAACCTGACGGCTAAAATGATAGTGGAATACAAAGCGCCGAATATAAACATCAC
The Phocaeicola salanitronis DSM 18170 genome window above contains:
- the holA gene encoding DNA polymerase III subunit delta, which gives rise to MAKETTYEEIVRNLKNKIYAPVYFLMGEEDYYIDRIADYILEYVLNDSEKEFNQTVLYGADTDIATVINAAKRYPMMSKYQVLVIKEAQNLKNLDELLYYLTKPMPSTILVFCYKHGSLDKRKKLTVEIEKTGVVFESKKLKDTQLPGFITSYLKRRQVEIEPKASELMAEFIGTDLSRMASELEKLIITLPKGQRRITPEQIERNIGISKDFNNFELRNALIAKDVFKANQIVKYFEENPKSNPLQVTLAVLFNFFSNLMLAYYAPEKNEQGIAAQLGLRSVWQARDYQTAMRCYTGVKVMKIIEAIRQCDVRSKGVGNASVSDGELLRELVYLILH
- a CDS encoding type I restriction enzyme HsdR N-terminal domain-containing protein, with protein sequence MLALNLPPYPFKISNKEGKRYIFDMLRKKYVALTPEEWVRQHFTHYLLEHKGYPQGLLANEIQLNLNGTKKRCDTVLYNRNLTAKMIVEYKAPNINITQAVFDQITRYNMVLKVDYLIVTNGINHYCCHIDYATHSYHFLPEIPNYNEL